In the genome of Danaus plexippus chromosome 18 unlocalized genomic scaffold, MEX_DaPlex mxdp_20, whole genome shotgun sequence, the window ATTAATGTTCTGCAGTCAGTAACGACAGTTAACGACGCGGCCATAGATATTGTGAAGCTAAGTAATGAGTTCCATTTATATGTAAGACCTTAAAAACCctgcttaatattttaaaaacttctaaTTTCTGCCTCTCAACATTTCAGTGATTTCCTAATACATCTATCTAGGTTCTTTCATGGTTCTGTGACTAATTTTAAAGGGTCTTAACTATGTATGGTTTGTATAGTTTATCGTTAGTTCTTATaatatgtgatttttattgtatgaattatcaaaattttaagtaataagaGTAAATGTTCTTCAATGGTTGATATAATACACCATGCTTATGAATATACAGgattatttctttcattattaatCCCTAACAACTTTCCGCtggatttcattattttatatttcactatattttaatattactatttgaaaaaaaagcaACTAAGAAACTATCCCTACTAAGCAACATGcatttcaaattattgaaatgcaagaaatataataattaatttacattaatatcaaCTAATATAAACCAACACCTGGGTcgtaagtcccaggcactgttgaagctcctctccctgcaacgcgatggccggcacccgcacggtgaatccatggaatgctaagaagtttcgtctcattatatgtaatagcctagttttactatattttaaaagtaaattccATTTTGACAtactaacataaataaaatttaaatttatgtcttGTTATGCATGTAAAAATGGTGTTATTAAAACCTGAAATGTTAGTGatggttattttaataaataatttcggcGAATTATAGCGAAAGccaaatgatttttataccTGTTAGGAACACAACTCAAGACGCAAGTGACAATTCGAGAGGTGACATTAGTAAATAATGTTCTTGTATGATTAGGTTAATGTACCTACATATTGAAATGTCACTGTGAGTTGTGACATGATTGAAGTGAAAATTAGCTATTAATTCTTTAAGTAAGATCAAATTtcataactaaaattattttttaattacatcaaTATGGATGGCATATCGAGTTATAACTTATTCATAGCAGCACATAAGCCGCAACTCGTTCTGTCCGGAGTCCCGGAACATTTTGGCCGGTTTTATGTAAGAAACTTAAAGATCAAATATTTGATTCGGGCTTATCCTTTCAGTTAGTTAAAATAGATTACGAGGACGATGAAAAAGAATCTTTTGACCCGTTATGGAGTGTTATGGCTATCAGTGACTTAGATCCTACAGATTCCAGTAATATTTTCCTAGTAGATCATGCATGGACTTTCAAGGCTAACACTATTAAAAGTAGTCTCAGAAATATGCCGGCCTTATTAGAAAGGATGTGTAATCTTATGCAAATTGTTAGAGAAACAACTGAGGAGCAAATAGAGGAAGTGTATCAAAATGTATGGAAATATGCAAATACTTATTCTGTTGGAGGAGACGAGCTATCAGTTGAAGACAGAGTACCAGTGTGGTATTTAATGGATGAGTTGGGTTCAGCTATCAATCATTCTGATCAGCCAAATTTCAGAGCTGtaccatttatatatatacccgAGCAAATCACATATACTTTACTTTTccaatagaaaatgttgaagAAGGTGATTTGATAACAAGAAACTTCATAGAGGGCAAATTTTCAGATCCAAAACAAAGAGAAGCCATGCTGATTCCATGGAAGTATTATGAACATTTTGATGATGATTTCAGTCAAACAGAACCtgatattaactattttttagAGGGGCATATTGTTGAGTCACTACCTGATTTAGATAATCTGCAAAGCAAAGTAAATGTATCAGGAAAGCTTAAAGTCTTTTCagattatgaatatataaatcagtATCTGACAGCAGATGAGTTTCAAATAGTTGACAGTGAAAGTGAAGCAGATATATTATGGTATATAGAAcactataaaacttttaaggaATTAAGTGTTAACTCCCCAACAAGTTTGTCAACCAATTCCCTTTGAATATGTTGTtacaataaagatattttggcTATCATAGCAAggagaaacaataaaatctatGGGAATGCAGAACTTGACACATTTCCCACTTGGTTACAACAACTTTTAACATGAAGACTGAGCTTTCGAAGTTAGTGGCTTATTACATGCAGAGAAAAAAACAAGGTCTGGATAATCACTGGATTTGTAAACCTTACAATCTTGCGGGGTttagatacatatattactgATAACTTAGATTTTCTATGCAGGCTTCCATTGTCAGGCCCAAGATtgctcaaaaatatattgaaaatccTGTCCTATTTGACAGAGCTGATATCGGGAAggttaaatttgatattcgTTATGTTGTTCTTCTCAAATCTGTTAATCCAACTGAAGTTTTTGTGTACAATAATTTCTTCTTACGGCTGTctaataaagaattttcaatGGACAACTTTGATgattatgaaaaacattttactgtAATGAATTACACTGAAGGAGCGccgttgtttaaattattatgtgaagattttaaaaatgccTGGTCTAACCAGTACCCAGATTACGAATGGGATGAAGTAGAGCggtctatatttaatatgctgTCTGAATTGTTTACATGTGCTACTGCCAAAGAACCCCCTCTGGAATAGCGAGAAGTCCCCAATCAAGAGCTTTGTATGCAGTCGATGTGATGTTGAGTTGGGATAAAAATGGTACTGTCATACATCCAAAGCTACTAGAATTAAATTGGATGCCTGATTGTCGAAGAGCTTGTGAATATTATCCTGACTTTTACAATGACATATCTCTGTGCTATTTTTAGACAAAACTGTTGGGTCTTGTACCAAGATCATGTAATTGTGTtacctaaaaaaattacttcaacaTCAtagtaaaacatttaataggTATTTCGTTTTCATAAGTGAATGTACATGAGAATTTTATCACTATAGATTGCTTGATTTCATAAATACATTACTAGTAagggaataaatattattgtaaagttaGTTTTTCTGTAAAACTCTTCTATCATCATCCTGGATAGAGCCAAAGGGTTGTCGTTATCAATGTCTCTGCGGCTCAgcagtattaatattaaaactactgCTATAATACAAAGAGCATAATCCAATATCTCCGATAAATGCCTCCAGCTCTTCGGACACGAGATGCTGGCAATGTGTTCCTAAAACAGGAAGATGATTATGAAAAATGTCTCAAAGACTTAATTGCATAATTTAGTTCCTAATTTCTAGTAAGCAccttttttgtatacatttttttttattaaattaatgaataatattgttttacttaCTTCCACCATCTACTGAGCCATGCAAAAGTAGACTTCTGTTTGTACTTGTTTTCATCATGATCAAAATTCATCAATTTGTTTGATTGATCCAAAGACTTGAAACCTTTTCTTGCGGTCTGATTtcctgtaattattatattattatggtaCATTATTATCAGTATATTATAACTACTATACTTttgagttattatttatttcttaattcaaCAAAGTATTGTACATATGTTTCTTTCAATTATCTTAATCAAATTCAAGAGCCAAAAATATAGCTACCTAATAAACCATCGTTACGTTTAACTGATGTGCCATCATAAATATTGACAGGATCATCTGGTATTTGTACAATGGAATGTGGAGTACTTGTTGTAGATCTATTATTACACTCATCATCACTAGCCCCGGCAGGAGCGCCTCTTTGACTGTCTAGAGAGTTGAAGAACTGGCTCTGATTTGGAGACTGGCTACGTCTACCAGCTGCGCCTTTCATGTCTTGGTCCTCTGAAAGCTGAAGAGTTGTTTTATGCAATAGTCAATATAATCAAGTCTTCATcataccattttttttatatttcaatattatatttaccaaTGGTAGTCCAAGACCAGCCCTAGCCCAATTGACACCAGCCAGCTTTTCTCTGAGAACATCAGCTACTGGTGACACAAGGTTTGAAGGTGGGAATACTGGGGTGGCACAAGACGGACACTGGTACCCCGCAGGTGCTGTAGTACGGGGCAGGGCTCTAAATCGAGTTTCTGCACACTCCCAGTGAAAAACatctgtcataaaaaaaaacaaaaatgaatgAACAGATACAGTGTATTGTTAGtcatttcaaatgttttgtttttattaatttagtagcACTTAC includes:
- the LOC116772866 gene encoding zinc finger protein-like 1 homolog, translated to MGLCKCPKRVTNQFCFEHRVNVCEYCMVTSHPKCIIQSYLQWLQDSDYNPICEICTKTLSEGECIRLTCYHVFHWECAETRFRALPRTTAPAGYQCPSCATPVFPPSNLVSPVADVLREKLAGVNWARAGLGLPLLSEDQDMKGAAGRRSQSPNQSQFFNSLDSQRGAPAGASDDECNNRSTTSTPHSIVQIPDDPVNIYDGTSVKRNDGLLGNQTARKGFKSLDQSNKLMNFDHDENKYKQKSTFAWLSRWWKNTLPASRVRRAGGIYRRYWIMLFVL
- the LOC116772865 gene encoding LOW QUALITY PROTEIN: tubulin--tyrosine ligase-like protein 12 (The sequence of the model RefSeq protein was modified relative to this genomic sequence to represent the inferred CDS: inserted 10 bases in 8 codons); amino-acid sequence: MDGISSYNLFIAAHKPQLVLSGVPXTFWPVLCKKLKDQIFDSGLSFQLVKIDYEDDEKESFDPLWSVMAISDLDPTDSSNIFLVDHAWTFKANTIKSSLRNMPALLERMCNLMQIVRETTEEQIEEVYQNVWKYANTYSVGGDELSVEDRVPVWYLMDELGSAINHSDQPNFRAVPFIYIPEQITYTLXFPIENVEEGDLITRNFIEGKFSDPKQREAMLIPWKYYEHFDDDFSQTEPDINYFLEGHIVESLPDLDNLQSKVNVSGKLKVFSDYEYINQYLTADEFQIVDSESEADILWYIEHYKTFKELSVNSPXKFVNQFPLNMLLQXKDILAIIARRNNKIYGNAELDTFPTWLXTTFNMKTELSKLVAYYMQRKKQGLDNHWICKPYNLXRGLDTYITDNLDFLCRLPLSGPXIAQKYIENPVLFDRADIGKVKFDIRYVVLLKSVNPTEVFVYNNFFLRLSNKEFSMDNFDDYEKHFTVMNYTEGAPLFKLLCEDFKNAWSNQYPDYEWDEVERSIFNMLSELFTCATAKEPPXGIARSPQSRALYAVDVMLSWDKNGTVIHPKLLELNWMPDCRRACEYYPDFYNDISLCYF